A genomic region of Fodinisporobacter ferrooxydans contains the following coding sequences:
- a CDS encoding Mini-ribonuclease 3, which produces MATQMDWLKNLASQLSWQFPRKANEMSALTLAYIGDAVWEVAIRMRVLQSGDNKPNQLHKKATTYVKAERQAFALHRLLPLLSGEETGIVRRGRNAKSATVPKHASITDYRHSTAFECLLGFLFITGQYERLHEVMNHSIVILENVDEKENKKV; this is translated from the coding sequence ATGGCAACACAAATGGATTGGCTAAAAAATCTTGCAAGCCAACTTTCATGGCAATTTCCACGTAAAGCAAATGAAATGTCGGCACTGACTTTAGCCTATATCGGCGACGCGGTGTGGGAAGTGGCGATTCGTATGCGCGTATTGCAGTCTGGCGATAACAAGCCAAATCAACTGCATAAAAAAGCTACTACTTACGTAAAGGCAGAACGGCAGGCGTTTGCATTGCATCGATTGCTCCCGCTTCTTTCCGGGGAAGAGACAGGAATTGTGAGAAGGGGCAGGAATGCGAAGTCGGCAACTGTGCCCAAACATGCCAGCATTACAGATTATCGACACAGTACCGCCTTTGAATGTTTGCTGGGATTTTTATTTATTACAGGACAATATGAACGTCTGCATGAAGTCATGAATCACTCGATTGTGATTTTGGAGAATGTAGATGAAAAGGAGAACAAAAAGGTATGA
- the rlmB gene encoding 23S rRNA (guanosine(2251)-2'-O)-methyltransferase RlmB, with protein sequence MSRQQKRTFGSTGRRGRGNNKQSRPRPTISNTRQNAGKPMQTQTSARVQVADESREQEMIVGRRPVIEALKANTTLNKILMAEGVETGSVVEILSKAKERSIIVQRVPRKKLDQLAPDTNHQGVLAYMAAKEYVDVEDLIEIARSSDKPGLIVVLDEIEDPHNLGSILRSADGAGAHGVVISKRRSAPLTATVSKASAGAIEHMPVARVASISQAIQQLQKAGFWAVGTDVETNKRYDQIRYEGPTVLVIGNEGKGLSRLVKERCDFLVKLPMLGQVQSLNAGVAAGILLYEIVRQRFQA encoded by the coding sequence ATGAGTAGACAACAAAAGCGAACGTTCGGCTCCACGGGACGCAGAGGACGAGGGAATAACAAGCAAAGCCGTCCTCGTCCGACGATTTCGAATACTCGACAAAATGCCGGTAAGCCAATGCAAACACAGACATCGGCCCGCGTGCAAGTTGCCGATGAATCGCGGGAACAGGAAATGATCGTCGGGCGGCGGCCGGTGATTGAAGCGTTAAAAGCAAATACAACCTTGAATAAAATTTTGATGGCTGAAGGTGTTGAGACGGGCAGCGTCGTGGAAATTCTCAGCAAAGCAAAAGAACGTTCCATAATCGTACAACGAGTTCCCAGAAAGAAATTGGATCAATTGGCGCCTGATACAAACCACCAGGGAGTCTTGGCGTATATGGCCGCCAAAGAGTATGTGGATGTGGAGGATTTGATCGAGATTGCACGGAGTTCGGACAAGCCGGGGCTGATCGTGGTCTTGGATGAAATCGAAGATCCTCATAATTTAGGATCAATTTTGCGGAGCGCAGATGGTGCCGGAGCGCACGGTGTAGTGATTTCGAAACGCCGGTCGGCTCCTTTGACGGCAACGGTTTCAAAAGCTTCTGCCGGAGCGATCGAGCATATGCCTGTGGCGCGCGTGGCAAGCATTTCACAAGCCATTCAGCAACTGCAAAAAGCAGGTTTTTGGGCTGTTGGCACAGATGTAGAAACAAACAAACGGTATGATCAAATTCGCTATGAAGGTCCTACTGTACTTGTCATTGGCAATGAAGGGAAAGGATTGAGCAGGCTCGTAAAGGAACGTTGCGATTTTCTTGTCAAATTGCCGATGCTTGGGCAGGTACAATCATTGAATGCCGGTGTCGCTGCTGGCATTTTGCTGTATGAAATTGTCCGGCAACGATTCCAGGCATAA
- a CDS encoding NYN domain-containing protein, translating to MRDVLIIDGYNIIGAWGELRKLVKQDGLEEARDLLIEKLIEYQASTGREVYIVFDAYKVPGIRQQYTQKQLHILYTKQDETADELIEKMVRVSEKYTSQIYVATSDFTEQQITFGDGALRITARELIQEIDRVKKKVRERVAKMEQQPKRTLGDALDPGISKIFEIWRRK from the coding sequence ATGAGAGACGTTTTAATAATCGACGGGTATAATATTATCGGCGCTTGGGGCGAACTGCGCAAGTTGGTGAAACAAGATGGATTAGAGGAGGCGCGGGATCTTCTGATCGAGAAGCTCATCGAATACCAGGCGTCGACGGGGCGGGAAGTATATATCGTATTTGATGCATACAAAGTTCCCGGCATTCGTCAGCAGTATACGCAAAAACAACTGCATATTTTGTATACCAAACAAGATGAAACAGCTGATGAATTAATCGAGAAGATGGTTCGCGTTTCTGAAAAATACACATCACAGATTTACGTTGCTACATCCGATTTTACGGAACAGCAAATCACGTTTGGGGATGGGGCGCTTCGAATTACTGCAAGAGAATTGATTCAAGAGATCGATCGGGTTAAAAAAAAGGTTCGCGAACGTGTCGCCAAAATGGAACAGCAACCAAAACGGACGTTGGGCGATGCACTGGATCCGGGAATATCCAAAATATTCGAAATTTGGCGCAGGAAATAA
- the sigH gene encoding RNA polymerase sporulation sigma factor SigH, with product MTSQTQVDIITNFDLFSDEDLVKRVRAGDDEALEYLIHKYKNFVRAKARSYFLIGADREDIVQEGMIGLYKSIRDFRDDKLASFKAFAELCITRQIITAIKTATRLKHIPLNSYVSLDKPIYDEDSDRTLLDVICGSRVTDPEELIINQEEFIDIEVKMSEILSDLERKVLMLYLDGRSYQEIAVDLKRHVKSIDNALQRVKRKLEKYLEVRES from the coding sequence TTGACAAGCCAGACACAAGTTGACATAATTACAAACTTCGATCTATTTTCTGACGAGGACCTGGTGAAGCGTGTAAGGGCGGGAGATGACGAAGCGCTCGAATATCTGATTCATAAATACAAAAATTTTGTTCGGGCCAAAGCTCGATCTTATTTTTTGATTGGTGCAGATCGCGAAGATATCGTACAAGAAGGTATGATAGGTTTATATAAATCAATTCGCGATTTTCGGGATGATAAGCTCGCCTCGTTTAAAGCGTTTGCCGAATTGTGCATCACAAGGCAAATCATTACTGCAATCAAGACTGCCACCCGCCTGAAGCATATTCCGCTGAATTCGTATGTATCATTGGACAAGCCAATCTATGACGAAGATTCCGATCGGACTCTATTAGACGTGATTTGTGGTTCAAGAGTTACGGATCCTGAAGAGCTCATTATCAATCAAGAGGAATTTATCGATATCGAAGTTAAAATGAGCGAGATATTAAGCGATCTTGAGCGCAAAGTGCTGATGCTGTATCTTGACGGACGTTCGTATCAAGAAATCGCCGTAGATTTGAAGCGTCATGTGAAGTCGATTGACAATGCTTTGCAGCGTGTAAAACGCAAACTTGAGAAATATTTGGAAGTGCGGGAATCCTAG
- the rpmG gene encoding 50S ribosomal protein L33, whose product MRVNITLACTDCKQRNYATKKNKKTHPDRMETKKHCKFCNRHTLHRETR is encoded by the coding sequence ATGCGCGTTAACATTACTTTGGCTTGCACAGATTGCAAACAACGAAACTATGCGACCAAAAAGAATAAAAAAACGCACCCGGATCGTATGGAAACAAAGAAGCATTGCAAATTTTGCAACCGACACACGTTGCATCGTGAAACTCGCTAA
- the secE gene encoding preprotein translocase subunit SecE, which translates to MSSFVGGLRSGSSKLISYFKEGVSELKRVRWPNRKQTINYTAVVIITVLFLSVVVYLFDLGISKLLNLIGF; encoded by the coding sequence ATGAGTAGTTTTGTTGGAGGGTTACGTTCCGGCTCGTCCAAACTTATTTCTTACTTTAAAGAGGGAGTAAGTGAACTTAAGCGTGTCCGCTGGCCCAATCGTAAGCAAACAATCAACTATACGGCTGTGGTGATTATAACGGTTCTGTTTTTGTCTGTAGTCGTATATTTGTTTGATTTAGGGATTAGCAAGCTATTAAACCTGATTGGGTTTTAA
- the nusG gene encoding transcription termination/antitermination protein NusG: MEKHWYVIHTYSGYENKVKANLERRLQSMGMEDKIFRVLVPVEEEIETKNGKKKSVMRKVFPGYVLVEMIMTDDSWYVVRNTPGVTGFVGSAGSGSKPTALLPNEVRSILKQMGVDETKTKVDFSLKEAVRVVEGPFANFIGSIEEIQADKQKIKVMVSMFGRETPLELDFNQVEKL, translated from the coding sequence ATGGAAAAACATTGGTATGTGATTCACACATATTCCGGCTATGAGAATAAAGTAAAGGCAAACCTTGAGCGTCGGCTTCAATCTATGGGGATGGAAGATAAAATTTTTCGTGTCCTTGTTCCTGTGGAAGAAGAAATTGAAACGAAAAACGGGAAAAAGAAATCAGTCATGCGAAAAGTGTTTCCCGGTTACGTTTTGGTTGAAATGATTATGACAGATGACTCTTGGTATGTCGTGCGCAACACTCCTGGAGTAACGGGCTTCGTTGGTTCGGCGGGCTCTGGATCGAAACCGACTGCTTTGTTGCCGAATGAAGTGCGCTCCATTCTCAAGCAAATGGGTGTGGATGAGACAAAAACAAAAGTTGACTTTAGTTTAAAAGAAGCGGTTCGTGTAGTCGAAGGGCCGTTTGCCAACTTTATCGGCAGCATTGAAGAAATTCAAGCGGATAAACAAAAAATTAAAGTCATGGTTTCCATGTTTGGACGCGAAACCCCGTTGGAATTGGATTTTAATCAAGTTGAAAAGCTTTAG
- the rplK gene encoding 50S ribosomal protein L11, whose amino-acid sequence MAKKVIKLVKLQIAAGKATPAPPVGPALGQAGVNIMQFCKEFNARTADQAGMIIPVVITVFEDRSFTFETKTPPAAVLLKKAAGVESGSGEPNKKKVATLKRAKVREIAETKMVDLNAASVEAAMRMVEGTARSMGIVIED is encoded by the coding sequence GTGGCTAAGAAAGTGATTAAACTCGTCAAACTTCAGATCGCCGCTGGTAAAGCTACACCTGCACCGCCAGTTGGTCCGGCTCTTGGTCAAGCGGGCGTGAACATTATGCAATTCTGTAAAGAATTCAATGCGCGCACAGCTGATCAAGCGGGGATGATTATTCCGGTGGTTATCACCGTTTTTGAAGATCGTTCCTTTACGTTTGAAACCAAAACGCCGCCTGCTGCAGTCCTGCTGAAAAAGGCTGCCGGAGTTGAATCTGGATCAGGCGAACCGAACAAGAAGAAAGTTGCAACTTTAAAACGTGCAAAAGTACGCGAAATTGCCGAAACGAAGATGGTAGACTTAAATGCTGCATCTGTTGAGGCTGCCATGCGTATGGTCGAAGGTACCGCACGCAGTATGGGCATCGTCATAGAAGACTAA
- the rplA gene encoding 50S ribosomal protein L1: MAKKAKKYIEASKLVDATAVYDPQDALELVKKASYAKFDETVEVAVRLGVDPKKADQNIRGAVVLPHGTGKTARVLVFAKGEKAKEAEAAGADFVGDDDLINKVAQGWFDFDVVVATPDMMASVGKLGRTLGPKGLMPNPKTGTVTQDVKRAIDEIKAGKIEYRVDKAGIVHAPIGKVSFEDNKLADNFFALIDTLIKAKPAAAKGQYVRNVVVSSTMGPGVKVNLQKLTDARG, encoded by the coding sequence ATGGCTAAAAAGGCTAAGAAATATATCGAAGCCTCAAAGCTCGTGGATGCAACTGCGGTCTATGATCCGCAAGATGCATTGGAGTTAGTGAAAAAAGCATCCTATGCAAAATTCGACGAGACTGTTGAGGTAGCCGTTCGTTTGGGTGTTGATCCGAAAAAAGCGGATCAAAACATTCGTGGTGCGGTTGTGCTGCCGCATGGCACAGGTAAAACAGCACGCGTCCTGGTTTTTGCAAAAGGCGAAAAGGCAAAAGAAGCAGAAGCTGCCGGCGCGGACTTTGTTGGAGATGATGATCTCATTAACAAAGTGGCTCAAGGCTGGTTTGATTTTGATGTCGTTGTCGCTACACCTGACATGATGGCGTCCGTCGGTAAATTGGGTCGTACACTCGGTCCGAAAGGCTTGATGCCGAATCCGAAAACGGGAACTGTTACACAAGACGTAAAACGTGCGATTGATGAAATCAAAGCAGGTAAAATCGAGTACCGTGTGGATAAAGCAGGCATTGTACATGCTCCGATTGGGAAAGTTTCCTTTGAAGACAACAAACTTGCCGATAACTTCTTTGCATTGATCGATACATTAATCAAGGCAAAGCCGGCAGCGGCAAAAGGGCAATATGTCCGCAATGTCGTTGTAAGTTCTACTATGGGACCTGGCGTAAAAGTTAATTTACAAAAATTGACGGACGCCAGAGGCTAA
- the rplJ gene encoding 50S ribosomal protein L10, which produces MMGVREEKAQLVSEITQKLRDSKSTIITDYRGLNVAEVTELRKKLREAGIEYRVYKNTLTRRATKETGLDAIDAQLTGPTAIAFSFEDVVAPAKILNDFAKNHKALEIKGGVVEGRVIDVEEVTALATLPSREGLLSMLLSVLQAPMRNFAYAVKQVADQKEQQA; this is translated from the coding sequence ATGATGGGAGTTCGCGAAGAAAAAGCTCAATTGGTATCCGAAATCACACAAAAGTTGCGTGATAGCAAAAGTACGATTATCACCGATTATCGTGGATTGAATGTTGCGGAAGTGACAGAACTTCGCAAAAAATTACGTGAAGCCGGCATTGAGTACCGTGTGTATAAAAACACATTGACACGCCGCGCAACAAAAGAAACGGGTTTGGATGCGATCGATGCACAGTTGACTGGTCCGACAGCCATTGCGTTTTCATTTGAAGATGTTGTTGCTCCTGCGAAAATTCTCAATGACTTTGCAAAAAATCACAAAGCCCTTGAAATTAAAGGGGGCGTTGTAGAAGGCCGCGTCATCGACGTTGAGGAAGTTACTGCTTTGGCGACATTGCCATCCCGCGAAGGGTTGCTTTCCATGTTGCTCAGTGTTCTTCAAGCGCCAATGCGCAACTTTGCTTATGCAGTTAAGCAAGTGGCAGATCAAAAGGAACAACAAGCATAA
- the rplL gene encoding 50S ribosomal protein L7/L12 — translation MSIEQIIESIETMTVLELNDLVKAIEEKFGVTAAAPVAVVGGAVAAEAVAEQTEFDVILTSAGASKINVIKVVREITGLGLKEAKELVDNAPKALKEKISKEDAEAVKAKLEEAGASVEVK, via the coding sequence ATGTCTATCGAACAAATCATTGAATCGATTGAAACCATGACAGTTCTTGAATTGAACGATCTCGTAAAAGCGATCGAAGAGAAATTCGGCGTAACGGCTGCTGCTCCTGTTGCAGTTGTTGGCGGTGCAGTAGCTGCTGAAGCTGTTGCTGAACAAACAGAATTCGACGTCATTCTCACAAGTGCCGGCGCTTCCAAAATCAACGTTATTAAAGTTGTTCGTGAAATTACAGGCCTCGGCTTGAAAGAAGCGAAAGAACTTGTTGATAACGCTCCGAAAGCTTTGAAAGAAAAAATTTCCAAAGAAGATGCGGAAGCAGTCAAAGCAAAATTGGAAGAAGCAGGCGCATCTGTTGAAGTCAAGTAA
- a CDS encoding class I SAM-dependent methyltransferase: protein MGQEHYFSSKPTTRHDAKTIEVVLRGYKIRLKTDAGVFSKNQVDFGTRLLIECMDIPNGSSVSILDLGCGYGPVGIVAAKLAPDSQVVMVDVNERAIELSAENVRNNQVTNAIVKISDLYQNVQGRTFQRILSNPPIRAGKKVVHQIFEEASNYLTDDGELWIVIQKKQGAPSAKKKLEELFVEVNDIGRDAGYRIFQARGKKQVE from the coding sequence GTGGGACAGGAACATTATTTTAGTTCGAAACCGACAACTCGACATGATGCCAAAACAATTGAAGTTGTACTCCGTGGGTATAAGATTCGCTTGAAGACAGATGCGGGAGTGTTCTCGAAGAACCAAGTGGATTTTGGCACCCGTTTGTTAATTGAGTGTATGGATATCCCGAATGGATCCTCTGTGTCGATATTGGACCTCGGTTGTGGATATGGTCCTGTAGGGATTGTTGCAGCAAAATTGGCTCCGGACTCCCAGGTTGTCATGGTGGATGTGAATGAACGTGCGATTGAACTTTCAGCCGAAAATGTTCGTAACAATCAAGTGACAAATGCGATTGTAAAGATCAGTGATTTATATCAAAATGTTCAGGGGCGGACATTTCAACGAATTTTGTCGAATCCACCCATACGGGCAGGAAAGAAAGTTGTGCATCAGATATTTGAAGAGGCTTCGAATTATTTGACGGATGATGGTGAACTTTGGATCGTAATACAAAAGAAGCAAGGCGCTCCTTCTGCTAAAAAAAAATTGGAAGAATTGTTTGTAGAAGTCAATGATATTGGGCGGGATGCCGGGTATCGGATTTTTCAAGCCAGAGGGAAAAAACAGGTGGAGTAA
- the rpoB gene encoding DNA-directed RNA polymerase subunit beta has protein sequence MQGLLVNYGRRQRRSYARINEVLDLPNLIEIQQKSYEWFLDEGLREMFQDISPIQDFTGNLVLEFIDYSFGEPKYDVDESKERDVTYAAPLRVKVRLINKETGEVKEQEVFMGDFPLMTETGTFIINGAERVIVSQLVRSPSVYFNTKTDKNGKKAFTATVIPNRGAWLELETDAKDIIYVRIDRTRKIPVTVLLRSLGFSSEAEILDLLGEDEYLRNTLDKDNTDSTEKALLEIYERLRPGEPPTLENAKNLLISRFFDPKRYDLANVGRYKINKKLHIKNRLLNQRLAETLVDKETGEILAEAGQMIDRRLLDKLLTYLENGLWVKKYRSTSGVIEEEIIPLQEILIYSAREDGKIIKVMGNAGIDKSVKHITPADIIASINYFMNLLHGVGNTDDIDHLGNRRLRSVGELLQNQFRIGLSRMERVVRERMSIQDANAITPQALINIRPVIAAIKEFFGSSQLSQFMDQTNPLAELTHKRRLSALGPGGLTRERAGFEVRDVHHSHYGRMCPIETPEGPNIGLINSLSSYARINEFGFIETPYRRVDPETGQVTEHIDYLTADEEDNYVIAQANAELNEDGTFKNDSIICRFKEETLPLPKDRVDYMDVSPKQVVSVATALIPFLENDDANRALMGSNMQRQAVPLLMPQAPFVGTGMEHKAAKDSGVAVVAKRGGMVERVTANEVQIRVQEEVDGKIVSGNIDRYKLLKFTRSNQGTCINQRPIVKRGEMIKKGDILADGPATEQGELALGKNVLVAFMTWEGYNYEDAILLSEDMVKDDVYTSIHIEEYEAEARDTKLGPEEITRDIPNVGEDALRNLDERGIIRVGAEIYAGDILVGKVTPKGVTELTAEERLLHAIFGEKAREVRDTSLRVPNGGAGIIVDVKVFTRENGDELPPGVNQLVRVYIAQKRKISEGDKMAGRHGNKGVVARIMPVEDMPFLADGTPVNIVLNPLGVPSRMNIGQVLETHLGMAARALGIRVATPVFDGARENDVFDTLEEAGLPRDGKFVLYDGRTGEPFDNRVTVGAVYMLKLHHLVDDKIHARSTGPYSLVTQQPLGGKAQFGGQRFGEMEVWALEAYGAAYTLQEILTVKSDDVVGRVKTYESIVKGENVPEPGVPESFKVLIKELQSLGLDVKILSEDEQEIVMRESDEDDDSNEKLNLNLEMPEVADE, from the coding sequence TTGCAGGGACTACTAGTCAACTATGGTCGACGTCAGCGCAGAAGTTACGCGCGGATTAATGAAGTATTGGATCTGCCGAATTTAATCGAAATTCAGCAAAAATCCTATGAATGGTTTTTAGACGAAGGCCTGCGAGAAATGTTCCAAGATATTTCTCCGATCCAAGATTTTACTGGAAACTTGGTTTTGGAATTTATCGATTACAGTTTCGGAGAACCAAAATATGATGTGGATGAATCGAAAGAACGAGATGTTACATACGCAGCTCCGCTACGTGTAAAAGTACGGTTAATCAACAAGGAAACCGGGGAAGTGAAAGAACAGGAAGTGTTCATGGGCGACTTTCCGTTGATGACCGAGACAGGTACCTTTATTATCAATGGTGCGGAACGGGTCATCGTCAGCCAGTTAGTTCGATCTCCGAGTGTTTACTTCAATACAAAGACGGATAAAAACGGTAAAAAAGCGTTTACCGCAACGGTGATTCCTAACCGTGGTGCTTGGTTGGAGCTGGAAACTGATGCGAAAGATATTATTTACGTAAGAATTGACAGGACTCGGAAAATACCTGTGACTGTTCTTTTGCGTTCACTTGGATTCTCATCTGAGGCAGAGATTCTAGATCTGCTTGGCGAAGACGAATACCTCAGAAACACACTTGACAAAGACAATACAGACTCAACGGAAAAAGCGTTATTGGAAATTTATGAGAGATTGCGTCCGGGTGAACCGCCTACACTAGAAAATGCAAAAAATTTATTGATTTCCCGTTTTTTTGATCCCAAACGTTACGATCTCGCAAATGTGGGTCGTTATAAAATAAATAAAAAATTACACATCAAAAACCGTTTGTTGAATCAGCGTTTGGCTGAAACGCTTGTGGATAAAGAGACAGGTGAGATTCTGGCTGAGGCAGGCCAAATGATCGACAGACGTTTATTGGATAAACTTTTAACCTATTTGGAAAATGGATTGTGGGTAAAAAAGTACCGTTCCACATCTGGTGTAATTGAAGAAGAAATCATTCCTTTACAAGAGATATTGATATACAGCGCCCGTGAAGATGGGAAAATCATCAAAGTCATGGGGAATGCCGGTATTGATAAATCTGTAAAACATATTACACCTGCCGATATTATTGCTTCGATTAACTATTTTATGAATTTGCTCCATGGAGTCGGCAATACGGACGACATTGACCACCTCGGGAATCGCCGTTTGCGCTCGGTGGGCGAATTGCTGCAGAATCAGTTCCGGATCGGGTTATCGAGAATGGAGCGCGTGGTTAGAGAACGGATGTCGATTCAGGATGCCAACGCGATTACTCCACAGGCATTAATTAATATTCGCCCTGTAATTGCAGCGATCAAAGAATTTTTTGGCTCCAGCCAGTTGTCGCAATTTATGGATCAGACCAATCCGTTAGCGGAGTTGACACATAAGCGCCGTCTGTCGGCGTTGGGCCCTGGCGGTCTTACGCGGGAGCGGGCAGGTTTTGAAGTGCGTGACGTGCACCATTCCCATTACGGCCGCATGTGTCCGATCGAGACACCGGAAGGTCCGAATATCGGTCTGATCAACTCATTGTCTTCGTATGCCCGCATCAACGAATTTGGGTTTATTGAAACACCGTATCGAAGAGTGGATCCGGAGACGGGTCAAGTAACCGAACACATCGATTATTTGACGGCAGATGAAGAGGATAATTATGTTATTGCACAGGCGAATGCGGAATTGAATGAGGATGGCACGTTCAAAAACGATTCGATCATTTGTCGATTTAAAGAAGAGACATTGCCATTGCCAAAAGATCGCGTTGATTACATGGACGTTTCACCGAAGCAAGTAGTGTCTGTTGCTACAGCATTAATTCCGTTTTTGGAAAATGACGATGCGAACCGCGCATTGATGGGTTCCAACATGCAACGGCAAGCAGTTCCTCTGTTAATGCCGCAAGCCCCCTTTGTCGGAACCGGTATGGAGCACAAAGCGGCGAAAGACTCGGGTGTGGCAGTTGTAGCAAAACGCGGTGGAATGGTCGAAAGAGTAACGGCAAACGAAGTTCAAATCCGCGTCCAAGAAGAAGTGGATGGCAAAATTGTCAGTGGCAATATCGATCGCTATAAACTATTGAAATTTACACGCTCCAACCAAGGGACATGCATCAACCAGCGTCCGATTGTCAAACGTGGTGAAATGATTAAAAAAGGCGATATCCTTGCTGATGGCCCAGCGACTGAACAAGGAGAATTGGCGTTAGGCAAGAACGTACTCGTTGCCTTTATGACATGGGAAGGGTACAACTACGAAGACGCGATTCTTTTATCAGAGGATATGGTGAAAGATGATGTATACACATCGATACACATTGAAGAATACGAAGCAGAAGCACGGGATACCAAGCTAGGTCCGGAAGAAATCACACGCGATATTCCGAATGTCGGGGAAGATGCCCTGAGGAACCTGGATGAGCGGGGAATCATTCGTGTCGGTGCGGAAATTTATGCCGGTGATATTCTTGTCGGTAAGGTTACGCCAAAAGGTGTAACGGAATTGACTGCCGAAGAACGTCTGTTGCATGCGATTTTTGGCGAGAAGGCGCGTGAAGTGCGGGATACCTCATTGCGTGTGCCGAACGGTGGAGCCGGTATCATCGTCGATGTGAAAGTATTTACCCGGGAAAACGGAGACGAACTTCCTCCGGGTGTCAATCAATTGGTGCGTGTGTATATTGCTCAGAAACGTAAAATATCCGAGGGTGACAAAATGGCTGGCCGTCACGGCAACAAAGGGGTTGTGGCGCGGATCATGCCGGTGGAAGATATGCCGTTCCTGGCTGATGGGACTCCTGTCAACATCGTTTTGAATCCTTTAGGTGTGCCATCGCGGATGAATATCGGACAGGTGTTGGAAACCCACCTGGGCATGGCGGCCAGGGCGCTCGGGATTCGTGTTGCAACACCGGTATTTGATGGCGCTCGCGAAAATGATGTATTTGATACGCTGGAAGAAGCCGGGTTGCCTCGTGATGGAAAATTCGTTCTTTATGATGGCCGTACGGGAGAACCGTTTGACAACCGTGTCACGGTCGGCGCCGTATATATGCTCAAACTTCACCATCTTGTCGATGATAAGATTCACGCTCGTTCTACAGGTCCATATTCATTGGTCACGCAGCAGCCCTTGGGCGGAAAAGCCCAATTTGGCGGCCAACGGTTCGGGGAAATGGAAGTGTGGGCGTTGGAGGCGTATGGAGCAGCTTATACTCTGCAAGAAATTCTGACTGTAAAATCTGACGATGTAGTCGGTCGTGTAAAAACGTATGAATCGATTGTGAAAGGTGAAAATGTTCCTGAACCAGGGGTTCCAGAATCCTTTAAGGTTTTAATTAAAGAACTGCAAAGTCTGGGTCTTGATGTCAAGATTCTTTCCGAAGATGAGCAGGAAATCGTCATGCGTGAGAGCGATGAGGATGATGATTCAAACGAAAAATTGAATCTGAATCTGGAAATGCCGGAAGTCGCTGACGAGTAA